A section of the Agarivorans litoreus genome encodes:
- the pnp gene encoding polyribonucleotide nucleotidyltransferase — protein MNPIVKTFKYGENTVTIETGAIARQATAAVMVTMDDTTVFVSVVGKKTATPGQDFFPLTVNYQERTYAAGKIPGGFFKREGRPSEEETLIARLIDRPIRPLFPDGFVNEVQVIATVVSVNPQVQPDIVALIGTSAALSLSGIPFNGPIGAARVGYIDGNYILNPTTEELPESKLDLVVAGTESAVLMVESEAELLSEEVMLGAVVYGHEQSNAVITAINELCEEAAKPAWEWEAPEVNVALKDKVAALAEAKLTEAYQITDKAERYAEVGEIKKAVVEALTAEDETLDSQEIGDELGKLEKNVVRSRIIAGEPRIDGREPDMIRALDVMTGVLPRTHGSAVFTRGETQALVTCTLGTERDAQMIDSLAGLQTSRFMLHYNFPPYCVGETGFIGSPKRREIGHGRLAKRGVAAVMPSAEDFPYTVRVVSEITESNGSSSMASVCGSSLALMDAGVPIKASVAGIAMGLVKEGDKFVVLSDILGDEDHLGDMDFKVAGSSEGISALQMDIKIEGITKEIMEIALRQAQGARLHILGVMDQAIGTSREEISEFAPRIHTLKINPEKIKDVIGKGGATIRALTDETGTTIEIEDDGTVKVAATDNAQAQEAIKRIEQLTAEVEAGQFYEGKVVRLADFGAFVEILPGKDGLVHISQISQERVANVSDHLTVGDIVKVKVLEVDRQGRVRLSIKEAAAPSEAPAEKPAE, from the coding sequence GTGAATCCTATCGTAAAAACGTTTAAATACGGTGAGAATACAGTCACCATTGAAACTGGCGCTATCGCTCGTCAAGCTACAGCTGCTGTAATGGTTACTATGGACGATACAACAGTATTTGTATCGGTAGTGGGTAAAAAAACTGCTACACCTGGCCAAGATTTCTTCCCGTTGACTGTGAACTACCAAGAACGTACTTACGCAGCAGGTAAAATTCCTGGTGGTTTCTTCAAGCGCGAAGGTCGTCCTTCGGAAGAAGAAACCTTAATCGCACGTCTGATTGACCGTCCAATCCGTCCATTGTTCCCAGATGGCTTCGTAAACGAAGTACAAGTGATAGCAACGGTGGTTTCGGTTAATCCACAAGTTCAACCAGACATCGTTGCGCTAATTGGTACTTCTGCGGCGCTAAGCCTTTCAGGTATTCCATTTAATGGCCCAATTGGTGCCGCTCGTGTTGGTTACATCGACGGTAACTACATTCTTAACCCAACCACCGAAGAACTACCAGAAAGCAAGCTAGACCTTGTTGTAGCAGGTACCGAAAGTGCCGTTCTTATGGTTGAGTCAGAAGCTGAATTACTTTCAGAAGAAGTAATGCTTGGCGCGGTTGTTTATGGTCATGAGCAATCAAATGCGGTAATTACTGCCATTAACGAACTGTGTGAAGAAGCGGCTAAACCAGCTTGGGAATGGGAAGCGCCAGAAGTTAACGTTGCACTTAAAGATAAAGTAGCAGCATTAGCAGAAGCTAAGTTAACTGAAGCTTACCAAATTACCGACAAAGCAGAGCGTTACGCTGAAGTTGGCGAAATCAAAAAAGCGGTTGTTGAAGCATTAACTGCTGAAGACGAAACCCTAGACAGCCAAGAAATTGGTGACGAGCTAGGCAAGTTAGAGAAAAACGTAGTTCGTTCACGCATTATTGCTGGTGAGCCACGTATCGATGGTCGCGAACCCGATATGATTCGTGCGCTAGACGTAATGACTGGCGTATTACCACGTACTCACGGTAGCGCTGTATTCACTCGTGGTGAAACTCAGGCTCTTGTAACATGTACACTAGGTACAGAACGCGATGCACAGATGATTGACTCGCTAGCTGGCTTGCAAACATCTCGCTTCATGCTTCACTACAACTTCCCTCCATACTGTGTTGGCGAAACGGGCTTCATCGGTTCACCTAAGCGTCGTGAAATTGGCCATGGTCGTTTGGCTAAGCGTGGTGTTGCAGCGGTAATGCCAAGTGCTGAAGACTTCCCATACACTGTACGTGTAGTATCTGAAATCACTGAATCAAATGGTTCAAGCTCTATGGCTTCTGTTTGTGGTAGCTCACTAGCACTTATGGATGCGGGTGTACCAATTAAAGCTTCTGTTGCGGGTATTGCAATGGGTCTAGTGAAAGAAGGCGACAAGTTCGTTGTTCTTTCTGACATCTTAGGTGATGAAGATCACTTAGGTGACATGGACTTTAAAGTGGCTGGTTCTTCTGAAGGTATCTCTGCATTGCAGATGGATATTAAGATTGAAGGTATCACTAAAGAAATTATGGAAATTGCCCTACGCCAAGCGCAAGGTGCACGTTTACATATTCTAGGTGTTATGGACCAAGCTATCGGTACTTCTCGTGAAGAGATTTCTGAGTTTGCTCCACGTATCCATACGCTTAAGATCAACCCAGAGAAGATCAAAGACGTAATTGGTAAAGGTGGTGCAACTATTCGTGCACTTACTGACGAAACTGGCACTACTATCGAAATCGAAGATGACGGTACAGTGAAAGTTGCAGCAACTGACAACGCGCAAGCTCAAGAAGCGATTAAGCGTATTGAGCAGCTAACTGCTGAAGTTGAAGCGGGTCAATTCTACGAAGGTAAAGTTGTTCGTCTTGCTGACTTCGGTGCATTTGTTGAAATCTTGCCAGGTAAAGATGGCCTAGTACATATTTCGCAAATCTCTCAAGAGCGTGTTGCTAATGTTTCTGACCACCTAACTGTTGGCGACATTGTGAAAGTTAAAGTACTAGAAGTAGACCGCCAAGGCCGTGTACGTCTAAGTATTAAAGAAGCGGCTGCGCCTAGCGAAGCACCTGCAGAAAAGCCTGCTGAATAA